A stretch of Mucilaginibacter terrae DNA encodes these proteins:
- a CDS encoding alpha/beta hydrolase-fold protein: protein MAPVEDFKPATTNQPGRLFPQVNSERRVRASLAAPQANSVQLDLGGKKYALTKNEKGIWTGESLPQDEGFHYYQLLIDGAAVPDPGSLYFYGAGRLGSGIEIPATDRDFYSLKAVPHGMITENIYFSKLTNSWRRCFVYTPPGYTNDQKRRYPVLYLQHGSFEDETGWAMQGKANLILDNLIADKKAVEMIIVMDNGYAYKPQTGMQQDNNARSVSVFEEVMINEIIPMTDLKFRTIADREHRAIAGLSMGANQTMRIMMNNLDKFAYVAGFSGTSNYPGTDTLNPETFLDGKFKDGASVNKKIKVLWLSLGTKEPAPFPGSVGAFRAMLDRQKIKYAYAESPETGHEWLSWRRGLYGFAPLIFKN, encoded by the coding sequence ATGGCACCAGTTGAAGATTTTAAACCCGCAACCACTAATCAGCCGGGCCGATTGTTCCCTCAGGTGAACAGCGAACGCAGGGTTAGGGCAAGCCTTGCTGCCCCGCAAGCCAACAGCGTACAACTTGATTTAGGAGGCAAAAAATATGCGCTAACCAAAAATGAAAAAGGCATTTGGACCGGTGAATCTCTTCCGCAAGATGAAGGGTTTCATTATTACCAGCTATTAATTGATGGAGCAGCAGTGCCCGACCCCGGAAGTTTGTATTTTTATGGGGCAGGCCGTTTAGGAAGCGGTATCGAGATTCCGGCCACGGATAGAGATTTTTACAGTCTTAAAGCTGTTCCTCACGGTATGATTACCGAGAATATCTACTTCTCAAAACTCACAAATTCCTGGCGGCGTTGCTTTGTTTACACGCCGCCGGGTTATACAAATGATCAAAAAAGGCGCTATCCTGTGCTCTATTTACAGCATGGAAGTTTTGAGGACGAAACCGGCTGGGCAATGCAGGGAAAAGCTAACCTTATTCTTGATAATTTGATAGCAGATAAAAAAGCTGTAGAAATGATTATTGTGATGGATAACGGCTATGCCTACAAGCCACAAACCGGTATGCAGCAGGATAATAATGCCCGTTCTGTTTCGGTATTTGAAGAAGTGATGATAAATGAAATCATCCCGATGACAGATCTGAAATTTCGCACAATAGCTGATCGCGAACACCGTGCTATTGCAGGACTTTCTATGGGAGCAAATCAAACCATGCGTATCATGATGAACAACCTGGATAAGTTTGCATATGTTGCCGGGTTCAGTGGAACATCTAATTATCCGGGAACCGATACGCTAAACCCCGAAACCTTTTTAGACGGTAAATTTAAAGACGGCGCTTCGGTTAATAAAAAAATCAAGGTACTCTGGCTTAGCCTTGGAACAAAAGAACCTGCTCCATTTCCAGGATCGGTGGGTGCTTTTCGTGCTATGTTAGATAGGCAGAAGATCAAATATGCATACGCGGAATCTCCTGAAACAGGTCATGAATGGTTAAGTTGGCGCCGCGGCTTGTATGGTTTTGCACCCTTAATTTTCAAGAACTAA
- a CDS encoding alpha/beta hydrolase-fold protein — protein sequence MRLRSITAILATVLTCGISQAQTTQGNLADDFKPSTFNQPGQEYPQVNSQGYARFRIKAPQADSIRVSLGLGGRGGTKLTKGTDGYFTGTTEGPMDEGFHYYHLTVDGGVFNDPGTLNFYGSTRWESGIEIPAHDKDFYALKSVPHGHVQQILFPSKSTNTSRRAFVYTPPGYEKDKSKKYPVLYLQHGWGEDETAWSNQGHANLIMDNLISENKATPFIIVMTYGMTNDVRPGGIRNFKIDAFQTVLTEELIPYVDANFRTIANKAHRAMAGLSMGGMETHTITLNKPDTFDYYALLSGGTYNPEEMAGKSKPKLIFISCGSRERPDGVNNAVAALKGAGYNAVSYVSDKTGHEFQTWRRSLHQLAPLLFKN from the coding sequence ATGCGCTTAAGATCAATTACTGCTATTTTGGCAACCGTGTTAACTTGCGGAATTAGCCAGGCACAAACTACTCAAGGTAATTTAGCCGACGATTTTAAACCCTCCACGTTTAACCAGCCAGGGCAAGAATATCCACAGGTTAATTCACAAGGGTATGCCCGTTTTCGCATAAAAGCTCCGCAGGCTGATAGTATAAGGGTAAGCCTGGGCCTGGGCGGCAGAGGAGGTACAAAACTTACGAAAGGTACCGATGGATATTTTACGGGCACCACCGAAGGCCCTATGGACGAGGGTTTTCATTATTATCATCTTACGGTAGATGGCGGAGTTTTTAATGACCCCGGTACACTTAATTTTTACGGTTCGACCCGTTGGGAAAGTGGCATTGAGATACCGGCACATGACAAAGATTTTTATGCACTTAAGAGTGTTCCGCATGGCCATGTTCAGCAAATCCTGTTTCCGTCTAAAAGCACCAATACATCTCGCAGGGCATTTGTTTACACCCCGCCGGGTTACGAAAAAGATAAATCAAAAAAATACCCGGTATTATATTTACAACATGGTTGGGGCGAAGATGAAACTGCCTGGAGCAATCAGGGCCATGCTAACCTCATTATGGATAACCTGATCAGCGAAAACAAGGCCACACCGTTCATAATAGTAATGACTTATGGTATGACCAATGATGTACGCCCCGGTGGTATACGGAATTTTAAAATAGATGCTTTCCAAACCGTACTTACCGAAGAGCTTATCCCCTACGTTGATGCCAACTTTCGTACCATAGCCAATAAAGCTCACCGGGCAATGGCAGGCCTGTCAATGGGTGGTATGGAAACACATACTATAACTTTGAACAAACCTGATACCTTTGATTACTATGCACTTTTAAGCGGCGGCACATATAATCCTGAAGAGATGGCCGGTAAAAGCAAACCTAAGCTTATTTTCATCAGTTGCGGCAGCCGCGAAAGACCCGATGGTGTAAACAATGCGGTAGCTGCACTTAAAGGTGCAGGGTATAATGCTGTTTCATACGTTTCGGACAAAACCGGCCATGAATTTCAAACCTGGCGCCGTAGCCTGCACCAACTGGCTCCATTATTATTTAAAAACTAA